ACCAAGGGCCATCTGCAGAAGTCCCCGGAGCTTGTTCAGCGGCTGATCGCCGTCGTGCGCCAGGTGCTTGATCGCCGTCGCTTCGCCTGGGTCGTGGAGGATCGCGAGCCTACGGAAGCGGAGCGTAACGCCGCGGTGATGGCCTCGGCCGCTTTGATGGCCGCCAGCCGCACACAGACACGGCGGCGCACGCTAGGTAAGGAACAGCAGGAAGCTATGGTAAAGGTAGCCCTGAAGGGGCTGGGCTTTGCAGAAGTCCCTTCACGTAAAATCCCAAATATTTCGCATGCCCCCGGTCCGGGCGAGTTCTGTGGGGAAAGCGTGCTCGGAAACCGAAAGGGTGACATCATTGTGCGCCTTTGGGATCATCGGGTCATGCCGATCGAATGCAAGGTATCGAACTCGTCGACCAATTCCGTGAAGCGGCTCAACAACGACGCAGCCGTTAAGGCTGCGAGCTGGAAATTGGATTTTGGACTCCGCCAAGTTGTTCCCGCCGCAGTGTTGAGCGGCGTCTACAAGCTTCACAATCTGCTGGATGCGCAGGATCGAGGGCTGACCCTATTTTGGGCACACGACCTCAAACCGTTGACCGACTGGATCACCGGCACAAAACCTTGATAAAGGGAACCCGATGAAGTCGAGCTTTCAGGCGGCCCCGCAAAACCGCTTCTAGTTGCCGAACTACCACCCACGATAGGATGGCGTACCAGGCGCAACATAATGGTTATGCACTTGCGTGACTACTACTTCCGGCTTCGGGGGCTCTGGGTGCGCCTCCTTCCAAATTTCCATCAGTTTCTCATATGCGAAACGTTTGTACCGTTGCGCCTTTTCCCTTTGCGAATTATGTTCAATCTCCATTTTATCCTTCATTCTTGCCCACAAGCCTTCAAATTCAGAAAGACGTGCAATTTCAATTATAGACACCGCATAAATTACCAAAAAATTATTGATGTTTCTTTCTCGTTGGTAGAAATAAATGTCAAGAATGGATTCAAAACTAGATTCTAATGCAGATAGTTGATGGGCATCAAACTCATTCCTAAAAGAATTTATCAATTCCTTTGATATATTATCAATTTGAGAATCATGAAATCTTCTATAGATTGATGGAATGCAACATAAAAGATTTTCGATCCGATTTATGTCAGTATTTTTGTTATTTTTAATGGCTTTGACGGCCTCCATGAATTGTGCGACGGCCGCGCGATACCGAACTGGGTCGTCGATGCGCGCCATTTCATCGTTGTCATAGCTGTCGAAGAAATTTTGAAGAGCTGACATATCTCCCCCCGACGCGGCCATCAGCATCTAAGCCGCAGGCCTCACCCAGCTGCGCAGTGATAACAATTCCCACCATCTACCACAGGTGGTTGCCTGTTCAAATGCGCGCTACGCGGCACTGCAGATAACTAGCTCCTCCGGCCCGCCCGGCCGCTGGTCGTTGAACACCCCCACCACCAGTCGTCCGCTCCGCCAGGCGAACGTGTCGAGGTTGGTCCTGTACTTCTTCAGCACCGGCCCCACCGGGACCTGGTGATGGCCGTGGACCACATGGAAGTCGCCATGCCCGCCTTCGTCGTCGTCGGGGTAGAGGTCCCAGAGCAGCGTCTGCTCGCGCTGCCGGTGGAGGGGGCGCCAGCGGTCGACGGCGGCATGCACGTAGACGCGGTGCAGGTCCACGTGCATGAGCGGGAGGGCGGAGAGCCACGCGATATGGGCTGCGGGAATCGGGAGCGGCGCATCGGGGTCCCACGCCGCCGCGCCGTAGGAGGCGAGCGTGGCGCGGCCGCCGTTGGCGAGGAAACGGGACATCCCGTTCTCGGGGAACTTCATCAGCTCCACCAGCATGGCCTCGTGGTTGCCCATCAGGCAGATCCACTGCCAGCCGGCCGATGGCCCGGCCATGAGGCGCTCAATGACCTGCCGGCTCTGCGGCCCGCAGTCCACGTAGTCCCCCAGGAAGACGATCGTGCCGCCTGGAGCGCGGGCCTCGATGGCGGCGAGCGCGGCCTCGAGGAGGTCGAACCGGCCGTGCAGGTCACCGATGGCGAAGGTGAGCGGCATGGCCCGCCTTTCACAATCCAGGCCGGCGTGGGGCGTCGCCAGCCGGCACGGGAGCGTCCAGTTCCGCGACGGTGGCAATCTCTGCCTGGACCCGGACGAGACCGAAGCGCTCCGTGAGCCAGCGGAGGGCCTGCTCGAACCGCGCCCGCAGGACCTGCATGACGAACGAGATCGCCCCCACGCCGCTGGCGCCGGCGCTCGGCTCTTCCCAGCTCTCTGCACCGAGGACGAACCGCCGGCCGTCGTCGGCAATATGGAAAGGCCCCGCCGGAGAGAGACCGAGTTCCTGCGCCACCTCGTCCACCAGGTTGAGGGCGGGCGCCTCGAGGATCTCGCGGACTTCAGCGGCGAACGCCTCCGACTTGCGGAGCGTGTCGGCTCGCTCGGCCTTCAGCCGGGCGGAGGCGGCCTTTTCGGCCTTGAGATCGTCCGCCAGTCTGTCGGCTTTCATCCGTGCCAAATCGCGCTCGCGCGAAATCTTCTCCGCTGCTGCCGAAAGGGTGCGGGCCTGCTCCAGCTCGGCGGCGAGCCGGCGGCGCTCGTGGTCGCTCGCGGCCATGCGGACGGCGGCCTGTCCGGCCGCCTCGGCTA
The nucleotide sequence above comes from Xanthobacter flavus. Encoded proteins:
- a CDS encoding XamI family restriction endonuclease, which produces MIDPPIWSNEQLEADRVKSSAAFSKERLEEPLEDYLEAFDEYQGYVEEILETTVDLSDLEASALDVLGDARLLEAFRYLAAPPISQDDLKVLADAQSLTKGHLQKSPELVQRLIAVVRQVLDRRRFAWVVEDREPTEAERNAAVMASAALMAASRTQTRRRTLGKEQQEAMVKVALKGLGFAEVPSRKIPNISHAPGPGEFCGESVLGNRKGDIIVRLWDHRVMPIECKVSNSSTNSVKRLNNDAAVKAASWKLDFGLRQVVPAAVLSGVYKLHNLLDAQDRGLTLFWAHDLKPLTDWITGTKP
- a CDS encoding metallophosphoesterase is translated as MPLTFAIGDLHGRFDLLEAALAAIEARAPGGTIVFLGDYVDCGPQSRQVIERLMAGPSAGWQWICLMGNHEAMLVELMKFPENGMSRFLANGGRATLASYGAAAWDPDAPLPIPAAHIAWLSALPLMHVDLHRVYVHAAVDRWRPLHRQREQTLLWDLYPDDDEGGHGDFHVVHGHHQVPVGPVLKKYRTNLDTFAWRSGRLVVGVFNDQRPGGPEELVICSAA